From Geotalea uraniireducens Rf4:
CGAGGTTTTTGCCCCCATCGTTTCGGTCCTTCCCTATAAGACCTTTGATGAGGCTTTGGAAATGGCCGATGATTCGATCTATGGTTTACAAGCCGGGATTTATACAAGCGACATAAACAAGGCGTTTAAAGCTGTAAAAAGGCTCGATGTGGGTGGGGTTATCATTAATGATGTTCCTACATTCCGAGTCGATCATATGCCTTATGGCGGCAACAAGGAAAGCGGACTCGGACGTGAGGGAGTACGCTACGCAATGGAAGAAATGACGAATATTAAAATGGTTTGTATAAATTTGTGAACGAGTCGATCAACATGAATGGTATAATCCGTGCTCATGTTGACTGGGTGCGGTGGTAAAAATATTTTTTGTTAAAATAATCTTGACTTTTCATTTTTTAATAGTATATTTGCGCTTTGTTGTGACTGAAAAAAAACCATGCGCTTTGCGCAACAGATGGTAATCAAAAAAGAAAAGAGGTGATATCGTCAATGAAAAAACTGATCTCTTTAGCATTGTGCTTGGCTCTGGCTCTGGCTTTCGCCGCTGGCTGCAAGAAGAAAGAAGAAGCTCCGGCTCCTGCTGCTGAGCAGGCTGCTCCTGCTGCTCCGGTTCAGGCTCCTATGACTGCCAAGTCTGCTCCTGCTGCTCCTGAAGCTCCTGCTGCTCCTGCTGAGAAAAAATAATTTCCCAGGATTAGTGGACAGTCTGGAACGAAATGGCCTACAGAATATATTCTGTAGGCTATTTTTATGCTATCGCGAGAATCTCATTGACATTTGCCGGGGTAAATGGTATTTGAGACGGTCTATTGATATAAATAGCTAAAATTGTGGAGGAAAGTATGGAAAGAACATTTGCGATCATTAAGCCCGATGCCGTGGAAAGAAACATTACCGGCAAAGTCCTCGATAAAATTGAAGGCGCAGGGTTTAAAATTGTCGGCATGAAGAAGATTCACCTGACCAAGAATGAAGCTGAAGGGTTCTATTACGTACACAAGGAACGCCCGTTTTTCAATGATCTTTGTACCTTCATGTCAAGGAATCCGGTAGTTGTGCTTGCATTGGAAAAAGAGAACGCCATTGCAGCATGGCGTGAGCTTATGGGCGCCACAAACCCTGCCAATGCCGAAGCCGGCACGATCAGGAAAGATTTCGGCGTCAGCATCGAGGAGAATACGGTTCATGGTTCCGATTCCCCGGAATCCGCTGCCTTTGAAATTCCCTACTTCTTCAGCCAGTTGGAACTAGTGTAATTCGAAATTAATAAAAGCAAGGAAAAGAGCCCTTCCATGAAGGGCTTTTTTATATCTGTGATATGGAAAAAGTGGACATAAAAAACTTTACGCTGCAAGAGCTTGAAGCGTATATAGCGGGGCAAGGGAAGGAACGCTTTCGCGCGAAGCAGATTTTCAAATGGCTCTATCAGCAGGATGCCAGAGAGTTTGCGGACATGACCAACCTTTCCAAGGATTTCCGGCAGGAGCTGGAAAAGACCGCCTGGATCAGCAATCTGGACGCGGAGGCTGTTGAGGCTTCCGCTGACGGGACGAAAAAGTATCTGTTTCGTCTCGCAGACGGCAACGCGGTCGAATCCGTGCTCATTCCCGATGAGGACCGCACCACCCTCTGTATTTCCAGCCAGGTCGGTTGTGCCATGGGATGCGAATTCTGCCTGACCGGTACATTCAAGCTGACCAGGAACCTGACCACTGCCGAGATCGTCAATCAGGTCTGTGCGGTCAAGCGACAGGAGCCGGTGCGCAACATCGTTTTCATGGGGATGGGGGAACCGCTCGCCAACCTGAAGAACGTGGTCGGCGCCCTGAAGATACTTACCGACCCAGACGGTTTTCAGTTCTCGACCCGCAAGGTAACGGTTTCAACATCCGGTCTCGTGCCGGAGATGGCGGAACTGGGCGCTTCTGTCACGGTCAACCTGGCCGTCTCCCTGAATGCGACCACCGACGAGGTGAGAGACCGGATCATGCCGATTAACCGCCGCTATCCGCTCAAGGAGCTTTTGGCCGC
This genomic window contains:
- the ndk gene encoding nucleoside-diphosphate kinase; this translates as MERTFAIIKPDAVERNITGKVLDKIEGAGFKIVGMKKIHLTKNEAEGFYYVHKERPFFNDLCTFMSRNPVVVLALEKENAIAAWRELMGATNPANAEAGTIRKDFGVSIEENTVHGSDSPESAAFEIPYFFSQLELV
- the rlmN gene encoding 23S rRNA (adenine(2503)-C(2))-methyltransferase RlmN, whose protein sequence is MEKVDIKNFTLQELEAYIAGQGKERFRAKQIFKWLYQQDAREFADMTNLSKDFRQELEKTAWISNLDAEAVEASADGTKKYLFRLADGNAVESVLIPDEDRTTLCISSQVGCAMGCEFCLTGTFKLTRNLTTAEIVNQVCAVKRQEPVRNIVFMGMGEPLANLKNVVGALKILTDPDGFQFSTRKVTVSTSGLVPEMAELGASVTVNLAVSLNATTDEVRDRIMPINRRYPLKELLAACKAFPLPSRRWITIEYVMIRGVNDSLDDAKRLVRLISNIPSKVNLIPFNEHDGCTFQAPTQDSIDKFHKFLLDKHVTVITRSSRGSDISAACGQLKGRLDKAVKD